From Streptomyces sp. GSL17-111, one genomic window encodes:
- a CDS encoding MFS transporter, giving the protein MTASTSEGAVSGQDRSRPRAVLPALCLTQVISWGAVYYAFPVLNPTIVADTGWSAGATSAGFSLGLLVSALVGIRVGRVIDHHGPRTIMTGGSAVGAVSLAVVSRAPNLVVFTLGWLLAGVAMAATFYQPAFAAITRWWAPGHIRPLTVLTLAGGLASTIFAPLTAALAEHVSWRATYLILAGIVAAVTVPTHFTALRAPWPPPLPREPHHAVGATRAALSRPFRMLALSLTLSALATSAVVIALVPLFLERGYTTAQAAWALGLGGAGQTIGRTLYATLARRLGAVARMTVLISLSGAATLALSVTPGPYPVLIALAVTAGMIRGNLTLLQATAVTDRWGTRDYGRLSGLLAAPTTTAAALAPFVGAVLVAPLGGYAPMFALLAGCSFLAAASSLGTRSGSG; this is encoded by the coding sequence ATGACGGCCTCGACCAGCGAGGGGGCCGTGAGCGGTCAGGACCGCTCACGGCCCCGCGCCGTGCTCCCCGCGCTCTGCCTGACCCAGGTGATCAGTTGGGGGGCCGTCTACTACGCCTTCCCGGTCCTCAACCCCACGATCGTCGCCGACACCGGTTGGAGCGCCGGCGCGACGAGCGCCGGGTTCTCCCTCGGGCTCCTGGTCTCGGCCTTGGTCGGCATCCGTGTCGGGCGCGTGATCGACCACCACGGACCTCGCACGATCATGACCGGCGGATCCGCCGTCGGAGCTGTCAGCCTCGCGGTGGTGTCCCGCGCCCCCAACCTGGTCGTCTTCACCCTCGGCTGGCTGCTGGCCGGGGTCGCGATGGCGGCGACCTTCTACCAGCCCGCCTTCGCCGCCATCACCCGCTGGTGGGCACCTGGCCACATCCGCCCGCTGACCGTGCTGACGCTCGCGGGCGGGCTCGCCTCCACGATCTTCGCGCCACTCACCGCGGCGCTCGCCGAGCACGTGTCCTGGCGGGCGACCTACCTCATTCTCGCCGGAATCGTCGCAGCCGTGACCGTGCCCACTCATTTCACAGCCCTGCGCGCACCCTGGCCGCCGCCGCTCCCCCGGGAGCCGCACCATGCGGTCGGAGCGACGAGGGCGGCGCTCAGCCGCCCGTTCCGCATGCTGGCACTGTCCTTGACCTTGTCAGCCCTGGCCACCTCCGCCGTCGTCATCGCCCTGGTCCCGCTCTTCCTTGAGCGCGGCTACACCACCGCGCAAGCGGCTTGGGCCCTGGGACTGGGTGGCGCCGGCCAGACGATCGGCCGGACGTTGTACGCCACGCTGGCCAGACGCCTTGGAGCCGTGGCCCGGATGACCGTGCTGATCTCCCTCAGCGGCGCCGCGACCCTCGCGTTGTCGGTGACCCCGGGGCCGTACCCCGTGCTGATCGCCCTGGCCGTGACCGCGGGGATGATCCGCGGCAACCTGACCCTGCTGCAAGCCACGGCGGTCACGGACCGCTGGGGCACTCGGGACTACGGTCGGCTCTCGGGCCTCCTGGCCGCCCCCACCACGACGGCGGCCGCCCTGGCCCCCTTCGTCGGAGCGGTACTGGTCGCCCCCCTGGGCGGGTACGCCCCGATGTTCGCCCTCCTCGCCGGGTGTTCCTTCCTCGCTGCCGCCAGTTCCTTGGGTACCCGGTCCGGGAGTGGGTGA
- a CDS encoding ArsR/SmtB family transcription factor, whose amino-acid sequence MLRAMADETRLTLLLLLAIDSRTVKELHQLTGLSRTLISHHLAPLREQRLVTVLPRGRSNVYALCCSSLREPARLLAALTSTPSDPAAFAMESDDPDPGTESTRPSLRTGAHP is encoded by the coding sequence ATGCTTCGAGCCATGGCCGACGAAACCCGCCTGACGCTGCTGTTGCTGCTCGCAATCGACTCCCGCACCGTCAAGGAGCTGCATCAGTTGACCGGGCTCAGCAGGACGCTGATCAGCCACCACCTCGCTCCACTGCGGGAGCAGAGACTCGTGACGGTACTTCCGCGAGGCCGCAGCAACGTCTACGCGCTCTGCTGCTCGAGCCTCAGGGAACCGGCGCGCCTCTTGGCCGCACTGACCTCGACCCCGTCGGACCCCGCGGCATTCGCCATGGAGTCCGACGACCCCGACCCCGGCACCGAGAGCACAAGGCCGTCGCTGCGGACCGGTGCACACCCCTAG